Proteins found in one Variovorax terrae genomic segment:
- a CDS encoding MarR family winged helix-turn-helix transcriptional regulator, giving the protein MEQRRRTNTPKIVQRKRAASPSSTVQEISSEECPWIGPGSSDAPLRVENFITARINHVAKALSRSAARLYLAQFDLTLPESRILSIVAMRGGCTAREIMDEVSMDKALISRAIKKLADKRLISTWTNADDRRTSLLRLTSRGTEIHEDLMPIARQRQEALLATLSYDERRALWSALFKLEAMVQTLGEKDERLD; this is encoded by the coding sequence ATGGAGCAACGCCGTCGTACTAACACCCCAAAGATTGTTCAACGGAAACGGGCGGCATCGCCGTCGTCGACCGTGCAGGAAATTTCCTCCGAGGAGTGCCCATGGATCGGTCCAGGTTCATCCGATGCTCCGCTTCGAGTGGAGAATTTCATCACGGCTAGGATCAACCATGTGGCAAAGGCGCTTAGTCGATCAGCGGCTCGCCTGTATTTGGCGCAATTCGATCTAACACTACCCGAGTCCCGAATCCTTTCGATAGTGGCGATGAGAGGGGGCTGTACGGCTCGCGAGATCATGGATGAGGTCTCCATGGACAAGGCACTTATCAGTCGCGCGATAAAGAAATTAGCAGACAAGCGACTTATCAGTACATGGACCAACGCAGACGATCGTCGAACTTCTCTTTTGCGATTGACAAGCCGAGGCACTGAAATCCATGAGGATCTCATGCCCATCGCCAGACAGCGCCAAGAAGCGCTGCTGGCGACGTTGTCGTACGATGAACGGCGTGCGCTATGGAGCGCTCTCTTCAAGCTCGAGGCAATGGTTCAAACGTTGGGTGAAAAGGATGAGCGGCTGGACTAG
- a CDS encoding D-2-hydroxyacid dehydrogenase, whose translation MLKIVGATGKKLRILEMSKVSIDRTDLTDVTCAWYSRDIFAGGTPSRDSAATQLFFSLVNESPRLQWLHVISAAVDVLHYQPSRARGVRLSTSSGIAALPIAQCVVGAVLAQSRGFGGWFASQQRREWAPILSADAPRDLAGQHAVIVGLGPIGQEIARLLSAVGLRTTGVRKRAVPCSVVDSTLTFDEIDAALADCDWLILCCPLTLQTRGLINRERIDRLPHGARIANVGRGALLDEVALIAALETGRLAGAYLDVFEQEPLPAESPLWSAPGAWLSPHNSALSSGNGQRDAELFLSNLRCYMLRTPLRNEADSE comes from the coding sequence ATGCTGAAAATTGTCGGCGCGACCGGCAAGAAACTGCGCATTCTCGAAATGTCTAAGGTCTCCATCGACCGAACGGATTTGACCGATGTCACCTGTGCATGGTACTCAAGAGACATTTTCGCTGGCGGAACACCATCCCGCGACAGCGCTGCGACCCAGTTGTTCTTTTCGCTCGTTAACGAGTCCCCTCGTTTGCAATGGCTGCACGTCATTTCGGCGGCGGTTGACGTTCTGCATTACCAGCCCTCGCGCGCTCGAGGAGTTCGGCTGTCGACCTCATCGGGCATTGCGGCACTCCCTATCGCACAATGCGTCGTGGGTGCTGTACTCGCCCAGTCTCGTGGTTTTGGAGGTTGGTTTGCCTCTCAGCAGCGCCGCGAATGGGCCCCCATTCTTAGCGCCGACGCCCCCAGGGACTTGGCGGGTCAGCATGCTGTCATTGTCGGCCTAGGCCCCATCGGTCAGGAGATAGCGAGACTTCTATCTGCGGTTGGACTTCGAACGACCGGAGTCCGCAAGCGCGCTGTGCCATGCAGTGTCGTCGATTCGACTCTGACGTTCGACGAGATCGACGCGGCGCTTGCCGACTGCGACTGGCTCATTCTCTGCTGCCCGTTGACACTTCAAACGCGCGGTCTGATCAACAGGGAGAGGATCGATCGCTTGCCCCACGGTGCTCGAATCGCCAACGTCGGGCGTGGTGCACTCCTCGATGAAGTTGCCTTGATCGCTGCGCTCGAAACAGGCCGACTGGCAGGCGCTTACTTGGATGTATTTGAGCAGGAGCCATTGCCAGCAGAGTCACCGCTGTGGTCGGCTCCGGGCGCTTGGTTAAGCCCTCACAATTCTGCCCTCTCCAGCGGCAATGGTCAACGAGATGCGGAACTCTTCCTGTCTAATCTCAGGTGCTACATGCTGCGGACACCACTCAGGAATGAGGCCGACAGCGAATGA
- a CDS encoding mandelate racemase/muconate lactonizing enzyme family protein: MKIVRVEDLHADGGLKPFSFVKITTDEGLIGWSEFSEFLGSQGLSAVIRRLSEHVIGLDPLQSSRLSTMLRARVRVADGGLNAQAVAAIENACLDIEAKALGVPVHRLFGGAVRDRLRVYWSHCGSYRARGAKTLDRPPVRSLDDLVELGREVKERGFSALKTNLLMFEGDKPHAFLRESPGFGYGKGHPELNLEPEVLDAMVAQMHAFRQGAGPSIGIALDVNFNYRPAGLKRLAKALEPLGLAWLEMDVYDARTLADLRRSTSTPIGSMEAVYGRRHAIPFFVERAVDYAIIDAMWNGFSEAVKMATLAEGFEVNINSHAFSSPLGLLIGAQLCALSPNFNYVEMDVDQPPVSAELFHSQLKVENGELILPERPGWGLEVNEEALARHAPDARAAERWLRKRSIDDPS; this comes from the coding sequence ATGAAGATTGTTCGTGTTGAAGATCTGCACGCAGACGGTGGCCTCAAGCCGTTCTCTTTCGTCAAGATAACGACCGACGAAGGCTTGATCGGATGGTCCGAGTTCAGCGAATTTCTCGGTTCGCAAGGTCTCTCGGCAGTGATTCGACGTTTGTCCGAGCACGTCATCGGGCTCGATCCTCTTCAGAGCAGTCGCCTTTCAACAATGCTGCGCGCACGAGTTCGAGTCGCGGATGGAGGGCTCAACGCGCAAGCGGTCGCTGCGATTGAGAATGCCTGCTTGGATATCGAGGCGAAAGCGCTTGGCGTGCCCGTGCATCGCCTCTTTGGGGGGGCAGTTCGCGACCGTCTCCGCGTCTATTGGTCGCATTGTGGATCGTATAGAGCTCGTGGCGCCAAGACGCTTGACCGACCGCCAGTGCGTAGCCTCGACGATCTTGTCGAACTCGGCCGGGAGGTCAAGGAGCGGGGTTTCAGCGCGCTGAAGACCAATTTACTGATGTTCGAGGGAGACAAACCTCACGCATTTCTGAGAGAGTCGCCTGGTTTTGGCTATGGAAAGGGACACCCTGAACTCAATCTCGAACCCGAGGTACTGGACGCAATGGTGGCGCAGATGCACGCTTTTCGGCAGGGCGCGGGTCCCAGCATCGGGATCGCTCTGGACGTCAATTTCAACTATCGGCCAGCTGGACTCAAGCGTCTAGCCAAGGCGCTGGAGCCGCTTGGGCTGGCCTGGCTCGAGATGGACGTGTACGACGCCCGCACCCTTGCAGATTTGCGTCGCTCGACGTCGACCCCCATCGGTTCCATGGAAGCCGTCTACGGGAGGCGACATGCCATCCCTTTCTTTGTTGAGCGTGCTGTGGACTACGCGATCATTGACGCGATGTGGAACGGCTTCTCCGAAGCGGTCAAGATGGCGACGCTCGCCGAGGGTTTTGAGGTAAACATCAATTCGCATGCGTTCAGCAGTCCGTTGGGGCTGTTGATTGGGGCGCAGCTGTGTGCCTTGTCTCCCAATTTCAACTATGTGGAGATGGACGTTGATCAGCCACCGGTATCCGCAGAGCTCTTTCACTCACAACTCAAAGTGGAGAATGGTGAGCTAATTCTCCCCGAGCGCCCTGGCTGGGGCCTCGAAGTGAATGAGGAGGCTCTTGCTCGGCATGCTCCGGATGCGCGCGCCGCGGAGCGATGGCTACGGAAAAGAAGCATCGATGATCCCTCCTAG
- a CDS encoding Bug family tripartite tricarboxylate transporter substrate binding protein, producing the protein MHPANRRQFVVGLSAALTGMRPVEAEETAFPVRPVRIVTGASAGGGVDVLVRLMSDPLAAQWRQAVIVDNRPGASQLIAASAVAKAKPDGYTLLVATSTPFIQVKFVQKDVPIEVWRDFAPLTVIGVGTVALAAAKNAPFNSVAELIEHGRRAGVRLPYGTWGNGSGGHLIGEGLRAHAKIDLVHVPYRGEAAEITDLLGGNLSVVFLTHATAKAQAEAGKLKLLAVTGTDRFPFMPDVPTFKEQGVPGLEVIGWIGAFAPAAVPPALTQKISSDMQKVLKDPAVAALYAKQGYAATGGTPAQFRKLFLEDEARWKALAQIAALRPE; encoded by the coding sequence GTGCATCCAGCCAATCGTCGTCAGTTTGTTGTGGGTTTATCTGCCGCTCTGACGGGGATGCGGCCTGTCGAAGCCGAGGAGACCGCCTTTCCCGTACGTCCTGTGCGAATCGTTACCGGCGCCTCTGCCGGTGGCGGCGTCGACGTCTTGGTTCGGCTGATGAGCGATCCGCTAGCCGCTCAATGGCGGCAAGCGGTTATCGTTGATAACAGGCCCGGGGCCTCCCAACTGATCGCGGCCAGTGCTGTTGCGAAAGCAAAGCCTGACGGGTACACGCTGTTGGTTGCGACCAGCACGCCATTCATTCAGGTGAAGTTTGTACAGAAGGATGTTCCAATCGAAGTGTGGCGTGACTTCGCGCCACTCACGGTGATTGGGGTTGGTACCGTTGCTTTGGCTGCAGCGAAGAACGCACCTTTCAATTCGGTCGCCGAACTCATTGAGCACGGTCGTCGCGCCGGAGTTCGACTTCCCTATGGCACCTGGGGAAATGGAAGCGGCGGCCATCTCATTGGCGAAGGGCTACGCGCCCATGCGAAGATTGATCTGGTTCATGTTCCTTATCGGGGGGAGGCTGCCGAAATCACTGATTTGCTGGGTGGAAATCTCTCGGTTGTCTTTTTGACTCATGCGACGGCGAAAGCGCAAGCTGAGGCCGGCAAGCTTAAGCTGCTAGCGGTGACAGGAACAGATCGGTTTCCGTTCATGCCGGACGTTCCGACCTTCAAGGAGCAGGGGGTTCCTGGCCTCGAGGTCATTGGATGGATCGGTGCGTTTGCGCCCGCTGCAGTTCCTCCAGCATTGACGCAAAAGATATCGAGCGACATGCAGAAGGTGCTGAAAGATCCGGCAGTCGCCGCACTCTATGCGAAGCAGGGTTATGCAGCCACTGGCGGGACGCCTGCCCAGTTCCGAAAGCTCTTCCTTGAAGACGAGGCGCGCTGGAAGGCTTTGGCGCAGATAGCGGCTTTGAGGCCGGAGTAG
- a CDS encoding enolase C-terminal domain-like protein, with translation MERAELASALVAHGWRALKLRTSFPTIEEDIQVVSAVRKAVGPNVTILADGNKAGPYQAGLAGAAEPRYPWDLTRAKETAKAFADLGVGWLEEPLPRHDYAGMAQLRRTAALPIAGGENHSGIEEFRTLAESGSLDVLNPEVTLIGPSLFLQVGAIARFHGLRCVGHVGHGGLGSLCTWHLNAAWCDHNRIEVIHEPPIADYRHGMAIFRDPPTLQADGSIRLTDVPGLGVELDQGLLLAG, from the coding sequence TTGGAACGGGCCGAACTTGCCAGTGCCTTGGTCGCGCATGGCTGGCGTGCGTTGAAGCTTCGGACCAGTTTCCCGACGATTGAGGAAGATATTCAGGTAGTTTCAGCAGTGCGCAAAGCCGTGGGACCCAACGTCACGATTCTGGCGGATGGCAACAAGGCTGGTCCATACCAGGCGGGATTGGCTGGCGCCGCCGAGCCGCGTTATCCGTGGGATTTGACTCGGGCCAAGGAGACCGCCAAGGCGTTTGCCGATCTGGGTGTGGGTTGGCTTGAGGAGCCTTTGCCGAGGCACGACTACGCAGGTATGGCTCAATTGCGGAGAACGGCTGCGCTACCTATCGCCGGGGGAGAGAATCACTCAGGTATTGAAGAGTTTCGAACCCTTGCTGAGAGTGGAAGTTTGGATGTCCTCAACCCTGAGGTCACCCTGATCGGCCCTTCCTTGTTTCTGCAGGTGGGGGCAATTGCGCGTTTTCATGGCTTGCGCTGCGTAGGTCACGTGGGGCATGGAGGCCTTGGCTCCCTTTGCACGTGGCATCTCAATGCTGCGTGGTGCGACCACAATCGAATCGAAGTCATCCACGAGCCGCCCATAGCCGACTATCGACATGGAATGGCGATATTTCGTGATCCTCCGACTCTTCAGGCAGACGGATCCATTCGGCTTACGGATGTGCCCGGGCTCGGGGTTGAACTTGACCAAGGCCTTTTGCTGGCCGGGTGA
- a CDS encoding Bug family tripartite tricarboxylate transporter substrate binding protein: protein MQRRSLIALGVLAATRLAGAQTSAFPDRPIRWIVGYPAGGGSDFVARSLAVPLGESLKQPLVIDNRAGAATIVAASAAKAAPADGYTIFSADLGTLVYNPLLYKKLPYDPIGDFAFIGFTVRYQFCLVCNPAFPAKNLNEVIAQAKGAGRKLDYASPGVGSTHHLTMEMFAQRARIEMVHTPYKGAAPALQDVMAGTVPLMMCDIATCLQMVKAGKLRPIAVASPGRSPLLPDVPTFEEAGVSGIDTNSWSALVAPKGTPAPVIARLTQELKAALGQPDTQRRLMDFGVEPFFGTPAEVLSMAKTDSQRWSTVVKHLNISLEY from the coding sequence ATGCAGCGCCGATCTTTGATTGCCCTGGGGGTACTGGCCGCAACTCGCCTCGCGGGCGCACAAACGAGCGCCTTTCCCGACAGGCCCATTCGATGGATCGTAGGCTATCCGGCGGGCGGCGGCAGCGACTTCGTCGCTCGCTCATTGGCGGTACCTCTTGGCGAGAGCCTGAAGCAGCCTCTTGTGATCGACAACAGGGCTGGGGCTGCCACCATCGTTGCGGCCAGCGCGGCCAAGGCGGCTCCCGCCGACGGATACACGATCTTCTCCGCGGATCTGGGAACGCTGGTCTACAACCCGCTGCTCTACAAAAAGCTGCCCTATGACCCGATCGGTGACTTCGCCTTCATCGGCTTCACCGTGAGGTATCAGTTCTGCCTGGTGTGCAACCCCGCATTTCCGGCGAAAAACCTGAATGAGGTCATCGCCCAGGCGAAAGGTGCCGGCCGGAAGCTCGACTACGCATCCCCGGGTGTGGGCTCGACACACCACCTCACCATGGAGATGTTTGCACAACGAGCTCGCATCGAGATGGTCCATACGCCATACAAGGGCGCCGCGCCTGCGCTGCAGGACGTGATGGCGGGCACCGTGCCGCTGATGATGTGCGATATCGCGACCTGCCTGCAGATGGTCAAGGCGGGCAAGCTCAGGCCAATCGCCGTTGCGTCTCCCGGGCGGTCACCTCTGCTGCCGGACGTCCCCACGTTCGAGGAGGCTGGCGTCAGTGGCATCGACACCAACAGCTGGTCAGCATTGGTTGCACCGAAGGGCACTCCGGCACCGGTGATTGCCCGGCTGACGCAGGAGCTGAAGGCGGCGCTGGGGCAACCTGACACGCAGCGGCGGCTGATGGATTTTGGCGTCGAGCCGTTCTTCGGCACCCCGGCCGAGGTTCTTTCCATGGCCAAGACGGACAGCCAACGATGGAGCACTGTGGTCAAGCACCTGAACATCTCCCTTGAGTACTGA
- the hmgA gene encoding homogentisate 1,2-dioxygenase, translating into MNQTIQDGGSARQYLRGFGNQFESEAIAGALPVSMNSPQHVPYGLYAEQLSGTAFTSVRAEGRRTWTYRMLPSASDAPYEPAQAGGWLTAPMQEGAFDFRPMRWRPLSCDGDTDFRAGLLTIGANGNAAEQVGCAIHVYAASRSMTDEALCNCDGELLIVPQEGGIEVQTELGWLAVRPGEIVVIPRGLCFRVELTGALARGYVLENYGPALRLPELGPIGANGLANPRDFHCPVAAFDNIGKSYAVIHKYCGQFWVRRLASSPFNVVSWHGNLVPFKYDLERFNAFGSVSYDSPDPSISTVLTSPSPQPGTAYVDFVVFPPRWQVAEGTFRPPYFHRNVMTEFMGLIYGEYEGKREGFRPGGFSLHSSMAPHGPDQATYVRGVEEPVVPNKLSGTMAFMFETKLPLMLNKAVLDLPELDGAYLECWRGFHPARAAAEGRGHQQRL; encoded by the coding sequence ATGAACCAGACCATTCAAGATGGCGGCAGTGCCCGGCAATATCTACGAGGCTTTGGCAATCAATTCGAGAGCGAGGCGATTGCCGGCGCGTTGCCGGTATCGATGAACAGCCCGCAGCATGTGCCCTACGGGCTCTACGCTGAACAGTTGTCTGGAACGGCATTCACGAGTGTGCGTGCCGAGGGGCGCAGGACATGGACCTATCGCATGCTGCCGTCTGCGAGTGATGCGCCCTATGAACCGGCTCAGGCAGGAGGATGGCTCACTGCGCCAATGCAGGAGGGGGCATTTGATTTTCGGCCGATGCGCTGGCGGCCGCTTTCGTGCGACGGGGACACGGATTTTCGTGCTGGACTACTGACCATCGGGGCCAATGGCAACGCGGCGGAGCAGGTTGGCTGCGCGATCCACGTGTATGCCGCTTCGCGGTCCATGACTGACGAAGCCCTGTGCAACTGTGATGGGGAGTTGCTTATCGTGCCCCAGGAAGGCGGGATCGAAGTGCAGACTGAACTCGGCTGGCTTGCGGTTCGGCCTGGTGAAATCGTCGTCATCCCCCGGGGGCTGTGTTTCCGCGTTGAGTTGACGGGGGCGCTGGCCCGTGGCTATGTGCTGGAGAACTATGGCCCGGCGCTGCGGTTGCCCGAACTCGGCCCGATCGGCGCCAATGGGCTGGCGAATCCCCGCGACTTTCATTGCCCCGTGGCGGCCTTCGACAACATCGGGAAAAGCTATGCCGTCATCCACAAGTACTGCGGTCAGTTCTGGGTTCGGCGTCTCGCGAGCAGCCCCTTCAATGTTGTCTCCTGGCATGGGAATCTGGTTCCGTTCAAATATGACCTCGAACGCTTCAACGCTTTCGGATCCGTGAGCTACGACAGCCCGGACCCATCCATCTCAACGGTCCTCACTTCACCGAGTCCGCAGCCAGGCACCGCCTACGTAGACTTCGTCGTCTTCCCGCCGCGATGGCAGGTGGCGGAGGGAACCTTCCGGCCTCCCTACTTTCACCGCAATGTGATGACGGAGTTCATGGGGCTGATCTACGGCGAGTACGAAGGAAAACGGGAGGGATTCCGTCCCGGCGGCTTCAGCCTTCACAGTTCGATGGCGCCCCATGGCCCGGATCAGGCCACCTATGTCCGGGGAGTCGAGGAGCCCGTGGTCCCGAACAAGCTGTCCGGCACCATGGCGTTCATGTTCGAGACCAAGTTGCCTCTCATGCTCAACAAGGCGGTGCTTGATCTGCCAGAACTGGACGGCGCTTACCTAGAATGCTGGCGTGGGTTCCACCCTGCTCGGGCTGCAGCCGAGGGGCGAGGTCACCAGCAGAGGCTGTGA
- a CDS encoding amidase family protein, whose amino-acid sequence MTHRQTYAQLREAFRTGDLSPVAVAESTLAHARQVDGDLNIFALLDQERAIHAARESEARWRCGKPLSDIDGMPVSIKEFAAVRGWPSRRGSMVTSEEPLGESAVFVQRIEDAGGVLIGKTRAPEFNWKGVTDSPGYGVTRNPWDRSLTPGGSSGGCAAAVTAGVVRVSMGSDAGGSVRIPAAFTGTLALKPTFGRIPLTPFPSAFHHLPHVGPIAASVSDLSSMMRVVSGPSVYDWTSMGLSDRQTDQPATGLRIGLLAAKHWSESAPAVVEGMQEAVALLREAGFRIEEIDFDVRGASAVGAFLYKQGCLSGLRALSEADLRRIDQGMIEFAHSVANASTSQILEMLQRREIHAGELSRCFDDIDVLMLPTMPVLAFEAGRNTPAGWPDEDWMSWNPFTPAFNATKNPALSFPFLPRGGSLPIGIQWVAPFAREDQLLRLAAWFEDRQPIRLAQSVAQAK is encoded by the coding sequence ATGACCCATCGGCAAACATACGCCCAGCTTCGCGAGGCATTTCGCACTGGAGATCTGTCTCCAGTGGCCGTTGCGGAGTCGACCCTGGCTCATGCCAGGCAGGTTGACGGCGATCTCAATATATTCGCGCTGCTGGACCAAGAGCGCGCCATCCATGCAGCCCGCGAGTCCGAAGCGCGCTGGCGTTGCGGCAAGCCATTGAGCGACATTGATGGCATGCCTGTCTCCATCAAGGAGTTTGCGGCGGTGCGAGGCTGGCCGAGCCGGCGAGGGTCGATGGTGACGAGCGAAGAGCCGTTGGGGGAGAGTGCTGTTTTCGTTCAGCGAATCGAAGATGCCGGTGGCGTTCTCATCGGCAAGACGCGTGCTCCTGAGTTCAACTGGAAAGGCGTCACCGACAGCCCTGGCTACGGCGTGACCCGCAATCCATGGGATCGCTCGCTGACGCCTGGTGGCAGCAGCGGAGGCTGTGCTGCGGCTGTGACCGCGGGCGTGGTCAGGGTATCCATGGGAAGCGACGCCGGAGGCTCCGTTCGGATTCCGGCTGCCTTCACCGGGACGTTGGCGCTCAAGCCGACCTTCGGGCGGATTCCGCTGACCCCGTTTCCTTCCGCTTTTCATCATCTGCCGCATGTCGGCCCGATCGCGGCCAGCGTGTCCGACCTGTCGTCCATGATGAGAGTGGTAAGCGGCCCCTCGGTGTATGACTGGACGTCCATGGGGCTGAGCGATCGGCAGACCGACCAACCGGCCACCGGGTTGCGGATCGGTTTGCTGGCCGCCAAGCACTGGAGCGAGAGCGCCCCGGCAGTCGTGGAGGGCATGCAGGAGGCCGTGGCTCTCCTGCGAGAGGCCGGGTTCCGGATCGAGGAGATTGATTTCGACGTTCGCGGGGCATCCGCCGTCGGGGCATTCCTGTACAAACAAGGCTGCCTGTCGGGCTTACGCGCGCTGTCCGAGGCGGATCTTCGCCGCATCGACCAGGGCATGATTGAATTCGCGCACTCCGTGGCCAATGCGAGCACCTCTCAGATTCTCGAGATGCTGCAGCGGCGGGAGATTCATGCCGGCGAACTGAGTCGCTGCTTCGATGACATCGACGTTCTGATGCTGCCCACCATGCCGGTGCTTGCATTCGAGGCAGGACGCAATACTCCCGCTGGGTGGCCCGACGAGGATTGGATGTCCTGGAATCCGTTCACACCTGCGTTCAACGCGACAAAGAATCCAGCCCTGTCATTCCCGTTCCTTCCCAGGGGCGGTTCGCTACCGATCGGCATTCAATGGGTGGCGCCGTTCGCGCGTGAAGATCAACTGCTCCGGCTGGCCGCGTGGTTTGAGGATCGCCAGCCAATTCGCCTTGCGCAGTCCGTGGCTCAGGCCAAGTAA
- a CDS encoding Crp/Fnr family transcriptional regulator, translating into METSADINWSSALRGLSESEIRRIEGCLTRREVAARSPIFHQGESADALYIVQAGRVRLIRRTEGGEEFTTGIWSEGYLIGLISAFLGEKRFLAAETVESATLRVFQRSALHGCMEAIPRFALNIANLLALLASESIQRAAPLALESVGAKLGRVLVKLAVPDDSGRGHVVRGITQDELGSMVGASRPWVNRALAAFEKRGLIQRHKQLISILDIAACRRLWMD; encoded by the coding sequence ATGGAAACCTCAGCCGACATCAACTGGAGCAGCGCACTCAGGGGTCTCAGTGAAAGTGAAATACGGCGTATCGAAGGGTGCCTCACCCGTCGGGAAGTGGCGGCGCGGTCGCCCATATTCCACCAGGGAGAGTCCGCCGATGCGCTGTACATCGTCCAGGCGGGGCGTGTGCGCTTGATCCGACGCACGGAGGGCGGCGAGGAATTCACCACGGGAATCTGGTCCGAGGGATATCTCATTGGCCTCATCAGTGCATTCCTCGGTGAGAAGCGCTTCCTGGCGGCCGAGACTGTCGAGTCCGCCACGTTGAGAGTTTTCCAAAGAAGTGCCCTGCATGGCTGCATGGAGGCCATTCCCCGCTTCGCCCTCAACATCGCCAACCTATTGGCTTTACTCGCTAGCGAAAGCATCCAGCGCGCCGCCCCATTAGCACTGGAATCGGTGGGGGCAAAGCTGGGGCGGGTCCTCGTGAAACTCGCCGTGCCGGACGACTCTGGAAGAGGCCATGTCGTGCGAGGGATCACGCAAGATGAGCTGGGCAGCATGGTGGGCGCCAGCCGCCCATGGGTGAATCGCGCCTTGGCTGCCTTTGAAAAGCGCGGGCTAATCCAGCGCCACAAGCAGTTGATTTCGATACTCGACATCGCTGCCTGTCGTCGATTGTGGATGGACTGA
- a CDS encoding RidA family protein: MSDLIQYLNPPTLARPNGFSHLTEAAVDRLVFISGQVSYDPDGNIVGAGDLAAQTRQVFINLGLALEAAGTAFDHVVKLNFFVRSISESAVATIRQVRKDFLIDTALPASTMVGVAGLAKEALLLEVEAYALKKRAA, from the coding sequence ATGTCCGATCTGATCCAATACCTCAATCCTCCCACGCTGGCGCGCCCAAATGGGTTCTCGCATCTGACGGAGGCTGCCGTCGACCGGCTCGTTTTCATCTCGGGACAAGTTTCCTACGACCCAGACGGGAATATCGTCGGTGCGGGTGATCTCGCAGCTCAGACTCGCCAGGTGTTCATCAATCTGGGCCTGGCCCTCGAAGCCGCGGGCACTGCTTTCGACCATGTGGTGAAGCTCAACTTCTTCGTGCGTAGCATCTCCGAGTCCGCGGTCGCAACGATCCGGCAGGTGCGCAAGGACTTCCTGATCGATACGGCGCTGCCCGCCAGCACCATGGTCGGCGTGGCAGGGCTTGCCAAGGAGGCTCTCCTGCTCGAAGTTGAGGCCTATGCCTTGAAGAAGCGCGCCGCCTGA